The Microcoleus sp. AS-A8 genome contains a region encoding:
- a CDS encoding S8 family serine peptidase — MVTVRYGGRNGEPYELTISNEHIVVRTENRSILTETRPYEVTPVSPEARNILDQFELETRFRAAGVEILRAKDPRESSALGDSARAILNQEPEIQFAGRVLVDPQSMKPVVYTENFFVKFDDEAPSSACQEILERYGLTIKRELGYARNAYFVSAPENTGLAIFDIASRLLSEESVEFCHPELVREISKRQAFPQQWHLKPTTINGQAINADANVEAAWPLSNGTGTIIAVIDDGMDLDHEEFRTSGKIVAPRDVTRQTNEPRPGNRDNHGTACAGVACANGNVGASGVAPGARLMPIRLASGLGSQAEADAFVWAAQNGADVISCSWGPPDGVWYNPNDPVHNQVVPLPDSTRLAMDFAINQGRNAKGCVILFAAGNGNESVDNDGYASYEKVIAVAACNDSSVKSAYSDFGNAVWCAFPSNDGRPSKTPGIWTTDRSGRVGYNPGNANQGDAAGNYTNSFGGTSSACPGAAGIAALIIARNPNLRWDQVRDIIKQSCDRIDQQGGNYDASGRSPFYGYGRINARKAVELALPEQESPVSIFTAVQDVPIQDLETSTLTLAIANPELIKSIKVSVDIEHTYIGDLVVTLKAPVEMGVDPMLLHNREGAATGNIKKTYDEVNAPGLAVCKGKSPQGTWTLEVADKAQRDIGKMRSFTLELGFEQLS; from the coding sequence ATGGTTACAGTCCGCTATGGCGGTAGAAACGGTGAACCGTATGAACTAACAATTAGTAATGAACACATTGTAGTTCGCACGGAAAACCGCAGTATTCTTACCGAAACAAGACCTTATGAAGTCACGCCCGTGTCACCCGAAGCCCGCAACATTCTCGATCAGTTCGAGTTAGAAACCCGGTTTCGTGCAGCGGGTGTAGAAATCTTGCGCGCTAAAGATCCCCGTGAGAGCAGTGCTTTGGGTGACAGTGCACGAGCCATTCTTAACCAAGAGCCTGAAATCCAATTTGCTGGGCGTGTTTTGGTTGATCCACAGTCGATGAAACCGGTCGTTTATACCGAAAACTTCTTTGTTAAGTTCGATGATGAAGCGCCGTCTAGTGCCTGTCAAGAAATCTTAGAACGATACGGTTTAACGATTAAGCGTGAACTTGGGTATGCACGAAACGCTTACTTTGTGAGCGCACCAGAGAATACAGGTTTAGCTATTTTTGACATCGCTTCTCGGCTTCTTTCCGAGGAATCTGTGGAATTTTGCCATCCTGAATTAGTGCGTGAGATTAGCAAACGTCAGGCTTTCCCCCAACAGTGGCACCTGAAGCCAACGACCATTAATGGTCAGGCCATCAATGCCGATGCCAACGTTGAGGCGGCTTGGCCGTTAAGCAATGGCACAGGCACAATTATTGCGGTTATTGACGACGGGATGGATCTCGATCATGAGGAGTTCCGCACCTCTGGCAAGATCGTTGCACCTCGCGATGTGACCCGTCAAACGAACGAGCCAAGACCAGGGAACCGGGATAACCATGGTACTGCCTGTGCTGGTGTGGCTTGTGCTAACGGTAATGTTGGGGCATCGGGTGTCGCACCGGGGGCACGGCTGATGCCGATTCGTTTGGCTTCCGGACTGGGTTCCCAGGCAGAAGCGGATGCCTTTGTTTGGGCGGCTCAAAATGGTGCGGATGTGATCTCCTGTAGCTGGGGACCGCCAGATGGCGTTTGGTACAACCCCAACGATCCTGTGCATAACCAAGTCGTGCCTCTGCCTGACTCCACGCGATTGGCTATGGACTTTGCCATTAACCAGGGACGTAACGCCAAGGGATGTGTGATTTTGTTTGCGGCGGGGAATGGGAATGAAAGTGTGGATAATGACGGTTACGCCAGCTACGAAAAAGTGATCGCGGTAGCCGCTTGTAATGATTCGAGCGTGAAAAGCGCTTATAGCGACTTCGGCAATGCTGTTTGGTGTGCCTTTCCTAGCAATGACGGCAGACCCTCAAAAACCCCTGGAATTTGGACGACGGATCGTTCGGGTCGGGTGGGCTACAATCCGGGGAATGCCAATCAGGGTGACGCGGCTGGTAACTATACCAACAGTTTTGGGGGAACCTCTAGCGCCTGTCCGGGTGCGGCGGGTATCGCGGCTTTGATCATTGCCCGCAACCCGAATTTACGTTGGGATCAGGTGCGGGACATCATTAAACAATCCTGCGATCGCATCGATCAACAGGGAGGGAATTACGATGCTAGTGGTCGCAGTCCCTTCTATGGCTACGGTAGAATAAATGCTCGCAAAGCGGTTGAATTGGCCTTGCCAGAGCAAGAGTCTCCTGTTTCCATCTTCACGGCGGTGCAGGATGTACCGATTCAGGACTTGGAGACATCTACATTGACTTTAGCGATCGCCAATCCAGAGCTAATCAAGTCTATTAAAGTTTCTGTGGATATTGAGCATACTTATATTGGCGACTTGGTCGTTACCCTTAAAGCTCCTGTGGAAATGGGTGTAGACCCGATGCTTTTGCACAATCGCGAGGGGGCAGCCACTGGGAACATCAAGAAAACCTACGACGAGGTAAATGCACCGGGATTAGCGGTCTGTAAGGGCAAAAGCCCCCAAGGAACTTGGACGCTTGAAGTGGCTGATAAAGCCCAGCGTGATATCGGCAAGATGCGTAGCTTTACCCTGGAACTCGGATTTGAGCAGTTGTCTTAA